The genomic interval GTAGCGCGCGGACGGATCCGGATCCAGTGCGCGCAGGACGGCGGCCTCAAAGGCGCGCGGCAGCCCCGGCGTGTGCGCCCGCGGCGGCACGATGGGCTGGCACAGCTGCGGATACCGCTGCTCCAGCTCGCGCGTGGTCATCTCGTGGTCCACCACCGCCGTGCGCTCCTTGATCACCGGCTCGGGCTCGTCGGAGTCGTCCTCGTCCAGCTCGTCCCAGAACGCCTCGTCCGCGGCGTCCACCGGCTCCTCATGCGGCCACTTTCCCGTCACCAGTTCGTACAGCAGCGCGCCCAGCCCGTACACGTCCGTGGCCGTGGTCAGCACCTCGCGCCGCACCTGCTCCGGCGCCATGTACGGCGCCGTTCCCAGCCGGTCGGCCGGGCGGCGCAGCGGCTCCAGCTCGCGAACGACGTCAAAGTCCAGCAGCACCGGCACGCCCTCGCGCAGGTGCACGTTGGCCGGCTTCATGTCTCGGTAGATGTACCCGCAGCGGTGCAGGTAGTGGATGGCCGCGCCCACGTGCATGATGGCGCGGATGGCGTCCGGCACGTGCAGCCGGCGGTTGGGCAGCCCCTCCAGCACGTCGAACAGCGACGGCCCCGCGAGATATTCCAGGAGGATGAACGGCCGCCCGTCCGCCTCGCCGCTGCCGAACAGGCGCACGATGTTGGGGTGCTTCAGCTTCTCCAGCACCTCCGCCTCGCGGCGGAACGAGACCGGGGCCTGTCCCTTCACGCAGTACTCGGGAAGCACCAGCTTGCCGGTGAGCGCGCACCAGTGACGGTTGCTCCACACCTGGTACAGCTCGGCGATGCGCCCGCGCGCCACGTGCCCGATCACGGTGAGCTCGCCCACCCGGTCGCCCACGGACAGGGTGAACTTTTCGCGCGGGCGGGCGGGCTCGTGCTCCCACCTGCGCGCCGCCGCCAGCCCCTGGTAGCGCGCGCGGGCAACGGACGGAGAGGCCATGACCTTCTTGGAGAAAGGGGGAAACGGGTCCGCCGCGGCGGAGGCCCGGAACGCTGCAACCTGAATCCGCCGCACTACGCAACGCCCGTACCCCCTCCGGCCGTCCGCCCCCGCGCGCGCCCCGGAGAAACGGCGGACGCGGCGGATCAGGCCCGCTCCTCCGCCGGTCCGTGAACCCGATCCGCATCCCCCGCTGTCAGACGATGGTGGACGCGGCCCGCGCCGGGCGGCGGCCCCGGGCTGAATCTCCCGCGTCCGCCCGCCGTACGGGGGAGCGGATGACGGCGCGCCGTTTCCGCCGGAAATTCCCGTTCGCATGCCCCCAAAGGCGCGCTGTGCACCGGCCGCAAAAACGGAACACTGGCGCTGGGGACGTGTAGGCGAGTATCCTACAGACTCACCCAGGAGATACACATGCGACGCACACTCGGACTGGCCGCGGCCGCGGTAGGGCTGACCCTGCTGGCCGTATCGCGTCTTTCGGCGCAGGACTGGTCTCCCCCGTCCTCCAATATGCCGCAAATGCCGGCGGCTTCCGCGTTGGCCGGCGGCTGGCGCGGCGAACTGGCCTCGTGGTTCGGCGGGCTGGGCGATCTGTCCGCCGTGCGCGCCATGGGCGAAGGCGGAGGCCCGCGCCCGCGGATGGTGCGCTTTACCGGCGGCGCCCGCCCCATCGCCCAGTGGACGGACCGCAACGGCGACGGCAAGGCGGACATGATCGAGATCTACCGCAACGGCGGCCTCGCCTTTCAGGTCATCGACGCGGACTACGACGGCGCGGCCAACGTCATGCGCGTCTATGACGCCCGCGGCGAACTCGCCCGCGAACAGCGGCTCTGATTTCCGTGACAACCCAGACCGATCCCGTGATCCTCGGCGACCAAGAACTGCTGGAGGAGTACCACCGCACCGACTGGTCGGTGGAAACTCCCGCGGGCACCCTGCACGTGCGGCTCGACGGCGAGGTTCCCGACGAGTCGCTGCGGCCGTCGGGGATCATCACCGCGTACAACCCCGCGTCCATGCCCCGCTCCGACGAGGAGAACCGGGCGGCCGACCTGGAACTGATGCGGCACGTCCGCTCGCTGGGCGTGGCTTTTCGCCGCACCGAGGCGCACGGCAGCGACCCGGCGTGGACCGAGCCCGGCTTTCTTCTGCTGGGCGACGTGCGCCCGCTGCTGGTGGAGCTGGGGCTGGTGTTCGGGCAGAACGCCGTGGTCTGGGTGGACGGCGCCGGCGCGGTGTCGCTGGTGTGCACGCGCGCCGGTTTCGCCGGGCGCCGCCCCGGGCAGAAGATCGACCTCTGACGTTTCGCGGGCGCGCCGCTCTCCGGAGCGGCCCGCCGCGCCCGCGCATCCGCACGCCCTCCTCCGAGTTTTCATGCTGGTATCCCAACGGATGACCCGCGATCCGGTCGCGGTGTCCCCCGACCAGTCGCTGGCCGACGCCCTGCGCCTTACCCGCGAGCACCGCGTACGCCACCTTCCCGTCGTCGAAAACGGCGAGGTGGTGGGGATCGTGAGCGACCGCGACATCCGCCTGGCCATGCCCTCGCCGCTCACCGAGCCCGATCCCGGCGTCGCGGACTTCCTGGCCGCGACGCCCATCCACACCGTCATGAGCCGTTCCGTCATCACCGTGGGCCCGTACGACGCGGTGGAAGACGCGGCCCAGCTGATGGACCGCCACCACATCGGCGCGCTGCCGGTGGTGGACGCGCACGGCGGGCTGCTGGGCATCCTGTCCGAAACGGACG from Longimicrobium terrae carries:
- a CDS encoding serine/threonine-protein kinase, whose amino-acid sequence is MASPSVARARYQGLAAARRWEHEPARPREKFTLSVGDRVGELTVIGHVARGRIAELYQVWSNRHWCALTGKLVLPEYCVKGQAPVSFRREAEVLEKLKHPNIVRLFGSGEADGRPFILLEYLAGPSLFDVLEGLPNRRLHVPDAIRAIMHVGAAIHYLHRCGYIYRDMKPANVHLREGVPVLLDFDVVRELEPLRRPADRLGTAPYMAPEQVRREVLTTATDVYGLGALLYELVTGKWPHEEPVDAADEAFWDELDEDDSDEPEPVIKERTAVVDHEMTTRELEQRYPQLCQPIVPPRAHTPGLPRAFEAAVLRALDPDPSARYQTVSGLLAALAPMLKGKNRMWPENAPVERRADTATR
- a CDS encoding DUF3293 domain-containing protein, which gives rise to MTTQTDPVILGDQELLEEYHRTDWSVETPAGTLHVRLDGEVPDESLRPSGIITAYNPASMPRSDEENRAADLELMRHVRSLGVAFRRTEAHGSDPAWTEPGFLLLGDVRPLLVELGLVFGQNAVVWVDGAGAVSLVCTRAGFAGRRPGQKIDL
- a CDS encoding CBS and ACT domain-containing protein, with product MLVSQRMTRDPVAVSPDQSLADALRLTREHRVRHLPVVENGEVVGIVSDRDIRLAMPSPLTEPDPGVADFLAATPIHTVMSRSVITVGPYDAVEDAAQLMDRHHIGALPVVDAHGGLLGILSETDVLHAFVDLLGPAGSSSRLEIALNDRAGQLARAMRIIGEERGVNVCSLMVPPGGSGSQRVAIVHIGTIDPREVIASLEAAGFQVGWPSLERDLRGGGLS